In Carassius auratus strain Wakin chromosome 36, ASM336829v1, whole genome shotgun sequence, the following are encoded in one genomic region:
- the LOC113055219 gene encoding epiphycan-like isoform X1 yields the protein MPSCLLCVCISGSVHCDDSDLTQIPPLPKETKHFYARFNKITEVRATDFININLLKQIDLSGNQTGKVNEDAFRSLLQLQDLMLADNNIYALPELPATLKHIDVGNNQLRSSGMHAEAFKNNNIQSMSQDTICNTQDKNKLPYFPQIVCICSHCQ from the exons ATGCCCTCCtgcctgctgtgtgtgtgcatcagcgGCAGTGTGCACTGTGATGACTCAGATCTGACACAGATCCCCCCTCTCCCCAAAGAAACCAAACACTTCTACGCTCGGTTCAACAAGATCACAGAGGTCAGGGCCACAGATTTCATCAATATCA ATCTGCTGAAACAGATCGACCTCAGTGGAAACCAGACAGGTAAAGTGAACGAGGATGCTTTTCGTTCACTGCTTCAGCTTCAGGATCTCATGTTGGCTGACAACAACATCTATGCCCTTCCAGAACTCCCAGCTACCCTCAAGCACATTGACGTTGGCAATAACCAGCTGAGGAGTTCAGGCATGCATGCAGAGGCCTTTAAG AACAACAATATACAGAGCATGAGCCAAGATACCATCTGCAACACCCAGGACAAAAACAAATTACCCTATTTTCCACagattgtgtgtatat GCAGCCATTGCCAGTGA
- the LOC113055219 gene encoding epiphycan-like isoform X2: MPSCLLCVCISGSVHCDDSDLTQIPPLPKETKHFYARFNKITEVRATDFININLLKQIDLSGNQTELPATLKHIDVGNNQLRSSGMHAEAFKNNNIQSMSQDTICNTQDKNKLPYFPQIVCICSHCQ; encoded by the exons ATGCCCTCCtgcctgctgtgtgtgtgcatcagcgGCAGTGTGCACTGTGATGACTCAGATCTGACACAGATCCCCCCTCTCCCCAAAGAAACCAAACACTTCTACGCTCGGTTCAACAAGATCACAGAGGTCAGGGCCACAGATTTCATCAATATCA ATCTGCTGAAACAGATCGACCTCAGTGGAAACCAGACAG AACTCCCAGCTACCCTCAAGCACATTGACGTTGGCAATAACCAGCTGAGGAGTTCAGGCATGCATGCAGAGGCCTTTAAG AACAACAATATACAGAGCATGAGCCAAGATACCATCTGCAACACCCAGGACAAAAACAAATTACCCTATTTTCCACagattgtgtgtatat GCAGCCATTGCCAGTGA
- the LOC113055219 gene encoding epiphycan-like isoform X3 produces the protein MPSCLLCVCISGSVHCDDSDLTQIPPLPKETKHFYARFNKITEVRATDFINIKLPATLKHIDVGNNQLRSSGMHAEAFKNNNIQSMSQDTICNTQDKNKLPYFPQIVCICSHCQ, from the exons ATGCCCTCCtgcctgctgtgtgtgtgcatcagcgGCAGTGTGCACTGTGATGACTCAGATCTGACACAGATCCCCCCTCTCCCCAAAGAAACCAAACACTTCTACGCTCGGTTCAACAAGATCACAGAGGTCAGGGCCACAGATTTCATCAATATCA AACTCCCAGCTACCCTCAAGCACATTGACGTTGGCAATAACCAGCTGAGGAGTTCAGGCATGCATGCAGAGGCCTTTAAG AACAACAATATACAGAGCATGAGCCAAGATACCATCTGCAACACCCAGGACAAAAACAAATTACCCTATTTTCCACagattgtgtgtatat GCAGCCATTGCCAGTGA